One genomic window of Chelonoidis abingdonii isolate Lonesome George chromosome 5, CheloAbing_2.0, whole genome shotgun sequence includes the following:
- the NEUROG2 gene encoding neurogenin-2 gives MFVKPESLELQAEGELLLLGPASPCSPSLTPLSSSSEEEEDDELQAPSPARPAEEQQARLQLSLRLHECKRRSGRARAGSRGTKTAETVQRIKKSRRLKANNRERNRMHNLNAALDALREVLPTFPEDAKLTKIETLRFAHNYIWALTETLRLADHCGAAGLPGALFPEAVLLSPGGAPASTDSSPSPASSWSCTNSPLSSASSSSYSCTLSPASPASDMDYWQPDQPRYAPPRPLARDFI, from the coding sequence ATGTTCGTGAAGCCGGAGAGCCTGGAGCTGCAGGCGGagggagagctgctgctgctgggccccGCCTCGCCCTGCTCCCCCTCGCTCACCCCGCTCTCCTCCAGCtcggaggaagaggaggacgatgAACTCCAGGCGCCCTCGCCTGCCCGCCCGGCGGAGGAGCAGCAGGCGCGGCTGCAACTGAGCCTGAGGCTGCACGAGTGCAAGCGGCGCTCCGGCCGGGCCCGGGCCGGCTCCCGGGGGACCAAGACAGCTGAGACGGTGCAGAGGATCAAGAAGAGCCGGCGGCTGAAGGCCAACAACCGGGAGCGGAACCGCATGCACAACCTGAACGCGGCGCTGGACGCGCTGCGCGAGGTGCTGCCCACCTTCCCCGAGGACGCCAAGCTCACCAAGATCGAGACGCTGCGCTTCGCCCACAACTACATCTGGGCGCTGACCGAGACCCTGCGCCTGGCCGACCACTGCGGAGCCGCCGGCCTGCCGGGAGCCCTCTTCCCCGAGGCAGTGCTGCTGAGCCCCGGCGGCGCGCCCGCCAGCACCGACAGCAGCCCCTCGCCCGCCTCCTCTTGGAGCTGCACCAACAGCCCCCTgtcctccgcctcctcctcctcctacagCTGCACTTTATCGCCCGCCAGCCCCGCCTCGGACATGGACTACTGGCAGCCCGACCAGCCCCGCTACGCGCCGCCTCGCCCGCTGGCCAGGGACTTTATCTAG